Sequence from the Thermococcus nautili genome:
GTACTTGAGGTAGAAGGGACTTGAAACCCGCGCAGGAGTTATGAAAACGAGCCGATAGGGGTCGATTTTTCTGATTTCGGCTATCGTCTGGGCGTAGACCTTGTTGAGGACGTTGGGATAGTCCTTTATCGGCCCGCTTGACTCGATGAGGAGGTCGTAGGAGAGGAGGTAGGAGGTTCCTTTGAAGTACTCGGCGACGGTCTTCCACCAGAGGATGAAGTGCTCCTGGGCTTTCTCGCTCGTCGGGTCGTTCCTCAGCTCCGGTGCCGTATATGTGATAATTGGGATAAGGCCTGCTCTGAGGGTGTCGTTGACTATCTCGCCGAGCTGGGCCAACGCGGTTTTGTTGTTCACGACGTCGGCACCGACGCGTATCCTGACGTTGGAGAAGCCGACCTTTTTGAAATACTCGGGTATGTTAACTCCCTTCGAGCGCCAGTAGAAGTAGTAGCGGTGAACCCGGGGAAAGCTCATCCAGTCAACGTCGATTCCAAAGCCGAGGAGCTTCTTATACTGCTGGGCCGTTATAGGTTCGTTTCCAGGGGATTGAAGGGACGGGTTAGTAGCAGGGGTAATGGCGTGAGTATGAGTCCGGTTCTCGACGACCCGGGCGTGTATGCTCCACAAGAACGCGAGGAGGATGAGGAGTATGAGCGCGACGCCAAGCCTCTTCATGGAGAGAAGAACGCCCGAGAAAGGTTAAGCCTTTTGGTTCAACGTTCTCAGCAAGCATGGGAAGCCTGGCCAAAAGTTAAACCTCCTATAAAGAATAGAGGGAGAGTTGCATCTTCGTCAAGTAACCAAAATGGTTTGGGTCTAAGTCCATGACGCTTTGATGAGACTTTTCACCCAGCCGTTAAGAAAGGCTGGCGAAAGGAACGCCCTTCTCACCAAAGAGCAAGAAGTTAACCGTGCACTAATAGAAAAGCAAGTTCATACAGGGTTTACCACTACGACAAAACCCCTTTGAGATAGTTTCGATTTCAATATCGGCGCCCGAAGGGCGCCTTCTCCAAATGAAACACTTACAGATGGAGTGAATCCAATAGAAACCCACCTTCTAAAAACCTGCAATTTTTAGAAAGGCACTTAACCTTCCGCCAGCGCTTGCGAAGCAAGGGCTGTTGTGGTGCGGGGGCGGGGATTTGAACCCCGGAACCCCTACGGGACGGGACCCTCAATCCCGCGCCTTTGACCAGGCTCGGCAACCCCCGCGTTGCCAGATATAAGGGCGTTGGGGCCTTTATAAATTTTACGGTTTCTGGAGGGGCAACCTCTCGAACTCCCTCATCAGCATGTTCATCTGCCGGTCATCGAGGGTCTTTGGGTCAACTATCACCACCATTCCGGCATTCCTCGTGAGAAGGTTGTCCTTCAGGTTCATGAGGAACTTCATAACGGGCTCAAAACCGTTGTTCAGGATTAAGTACTCAAGTCCGTCCACGATTATGAAAGTGTTCCCATCGGCACTTGAGAGCACTTTGTGAAGGAGAGGGGCAAGTTCCGTGGGTCTTACGGCATTTTCAGCCGGAACGTTGCTAATCCAGATATAAGGAATACCATGCTCCTCGTACGGTTTTGG
This genomic interval carries:
- a CDS encoding glycoside hydrolase family 5 protein, with product MKRLGVALILLILLAFLWSIHARVVENRTHTHAITPATNPSLQSPGNEPITAQQYKKLLGFGIDVDWMSFPRVHRYYFYWRSKGVNIPEYFKKVGFSNVRIRVGADVVNNKTALAQLGEIVNDTLRAGLIPIITYTAPELRNDPTSEKAQEHFILWWKTVAEYFKGTSYLLSYDLLIESSGPIKDYPNVLNKVYAQTIAEIRKIDPYRLVFITPARVSSPFYLKYLNVTHDGYILAEWHIYAGGPKHCTYNMTLIESAINASLAWSKKTGIPTWVGAWRPFWFSKKDKSVQCPIRADVDFGKVMASALWNAGIPYDINADVWFFNIENLTWYQDKLPVLRAVLHSSSST